One genomic segment of Catalinimonas alkaloidigena includes these proteins:
- a CDS encoding ribonuclease H-like domain-containing protein: MSLDLNLSNLMFVDIETVSAEASFDDLGEVLKREWSRKASNLKNKEELSVEDLFFERAGIYAEFGKVVVISVGIFHTLDNDETELRIKCISGENEKEILENFKETVMKFDQGKLRLCAHNGKEFDFPYLCRRMLINGINLPPSMDVAGKKSWEIHHLDTMEMWKFGDYKSYISLDLLAALFDVQAVKEENMKGSDVNRLYYKDKSLEQIARFCKRNVSVLAQVFLHLQSLDPIRQENITVV; the protein is encoded by the coding sequence ATGTCACTAGATCTTAACCTGAGCAACCTGATGTTTGTAGATATTGAAACAGTATCTGCTGAAGCCAGCTTTGATGATTTAGGAGAAGTACTCAAGCGCGAATGGAGCCGTAAGGCATCCAACCTAAAAAATAAAGAAGAGCTAAGCGTAGAGGATTTATTTTTTGAGCGGGCAGGTATTTATGCTGAATTTGGAAAAGTTGTTGTCATTTCGGTAGGTATATTTCATACGCTGGATAACGATGAAACAGAGCTGCGGATCAAATGTATCTCTGGTGAAAATGAAAAAGAAATCCTTGAGAACTTTAAAGAAACAGTGATGAAGTTTGATCAGGGCAAATTAAGGCTCTGTGCCCATAACGGAAAGGAATTTGACTTTCCTTACCTCTGTCGTCGTATGCTGATCAACGGCATTAACTTACCTCCATCTATGGATGTAGCAGGTAAAAAATCATGGGAGATTCATCATCTGGATACCATGGAGATGTGGAAGTTTGGCGATTACAAAAGCTATATTTCTTTAGATTTACTGGCAGCTTTGTTTGATGTACAAGCGGTAAAGGAAGAAAATATGAAAGGTAGTGATGTTAACCGACTCTATTATAAAGATAAGTCTTTGGAACAAATCGCGCGCTTCTGTAAACGTAATGTGTCAGTATTGGCACAGGTGTTTTTGCACTTGCAGTCGCTTGACCCTATCAGGCAGGAGAATATAACGGTAGTATAA
- a CDS encoding ABC transporter permease — protein MKRFISFVKKEFFHIFRDVRTLTILFGMPIIQIILFGFSITNEIRNADIAILDKSKDTATRQITDKLLASGYFRLNSILQSESQIEQAFKKGEIKLAVIFEQDFQHNLLKNGSSNLQLIADATDPNTASTLTNYVSAIVQDYQLSQARNKAGIIQVQPDLRMLYNPELEGTYMFVPGLITVILLLIGAMMTSITIAREKESGTMELLLVSPLRPAVIILGKSIPYIVLALINAATILIIGATVFGMPLEGNLGLLVAEIFLYIVLSLSLGILISTIAETQQTALLFSLMGLMLPTIILSGFIFPIESMPEILQWISNVIPAKWFIIIIRNVMLKGTGFASVAFETAVLAGMTLLLLGLSIVKFNVRLSQS, from the coding sequence ATGAAAAGATTTATATCCTTTGTCAAGAAAGAGTTCTTTCACATTTTTCGTGATGTGCGGACGCTAACCATTCTTTTTGGGATGCCGATCATACAGATCATTCTGTTTGGATTTTCTATTACCAATGAGATACGTAATGCGGACATCGCGATTCTGGACAAGTCCAAAGACACGGCTACGCGGCAGATTACGGATAAGCTCTTAGCCTCAGGTTACTTCCGGCTCAACAGCATACTGCAATCTGAGTCCCAGATAGAGCAGGCTTTCAAAAAAGGAGAAATCAAGCTGGCCGTCATCTTTGAGCAAGACTTTCAGCATAATTTATTGAAAAACGGAAGTAGCAACCTTCAATTGATCGCCGACGCTACTGACCCGAATACCGCCTCTACACTGACAAACTATGTAAGCGCCATTGTGCAGGATTATCAGTTGAGCCAAGCACGAAATAAGGCAGGTATCATTCAGGTGCAGCCGGATTTGCGCATGCTGTACAATCCTGAACTGGAAGGAACATATATGTTCGTTCCTGGCTTGATTACGGTGATTCTGCTGCTGATTGGTGCCATGATGACGTCCATCACCATTGCACGTGAGAAAGAATCCGGTACCATGGAGTTGCTGCTGGTTTCACCCCTGCGCCCGGCAGTCATTATTTTAGGGAAATCCATTCCATACATCGTATTAGCGCTGATCAATGCGGCCACGATTCTTATCATAGGGGCCACGGTTTTTGGAATGCCCCTGGAGGGGAACCTGGGCTTACTGGTCGCTGAGATATTTCTCTACATCGTATTGTCACTCTCGCTTGGCATCCTGATATCTACCATTGCAGAAACTCAGCAGACCGCCCTCCTTTTTTCACTCATGGGCTTGATGCTGCCCACCATCATTCTGTCGGGCTTCATTTTTCCCATTGAAAGTATGCCGGAGATACTGCAGTGGATCAGTAATGTAATTCCTGCCAAGTGGTTTATCATTATTATCAGAAATGTGATGCTGAAGGGAACCGGCTTTGCTTCGGTAGCTTTTGAGACAGCAGTCTTAGCCGGGATGACCTTATTGCTGCTGGGGCTCAGTATTGTAAAATTCAACGTCAGACTTAGCCAATCATGA
- a CDS encoding ABC transporter ATP-binding protein has protein sequence MNTQYVIEAQQLSRHFGSFKAVDQISFEVKRGEIFGFLGANGAGKTTAMRMLTGLLSPSAGEAKVAGFDVYKASEKIKQNIGYMSQKFSLYEDLTIAENIRFYGGIYGLSRKQIKEKSSSLLHQLQLFEKRNQLVKALPLGWKQRLAFSVAALHDPQIIFLDEPTSGVDPLTRRQFWEMIYEAAEEGVTIFITTHYMDEAEYCDRISMMVAGKIEALDTPNQLKKQFHAESMNDVFIQLARP, from the coding sequence ATGAATACGCAATATGTCATAGAAGCCCAGCAGTTAAGCCGACATTTCGGGAGCTTCAAGGCGGTAGATCAGATCAGCTTTGAAGTGAAAAGAGGGGAAATTTTTGGCTTTTTGGGAGCTAATGGGGCGGGCAAAACAACTGCCATGCGTATGCTTACCGGTCTGCTCAGCCCTTCAGCTGGAGAAGCTAAAGTGGCAGGCTTTGATGTGTACAAAGCGTCAGAAAAAATTAAGCAGAACATCGGCTATATGAGTCAGAAATTTAGCCTGTATGAAGACCTGACGATTGCGGAAAACATCCGTTTTTACGGAGGTATTTATGGACTTTCCCGAAAGCAGATCAAAGAAAAAAGCAGTAGCCTCCTGCACCAGTTGCAACTTTTTGAGAAGCGTAATCAGCTTGTAAAAGCTTTACCGCTGGGGTGGAAGCAAAGGCTGGCTTTCTCAGTAGCTGCCCTGCACGACCCCCAGATCATTTTTCTGGATGAGCCTACCAGTGGTGTTGATCCGCTTACCCGCCGACAGTTCTGGGAGATGATCTATGAAGCTGCTGAGGAAGGTGTCACTATTTTCATCACGACCCATTATATGGATGAGGCTGAATATTGCGACCGCATTTCCATGATGGTGGCTGGAAAAATAGAAGCGCTGGATACACCGAATCAGTTGAAGAAGCAATTCCATGCCGAGAGTATGAATGATGTTTTTATCCAACTTGCTAGGCCATGA
- a CDS encoding sensor histidine kinase encodes MNIYLQAYYKFLSLIVFKLILILLMGCQANMHQVPTAQQGILDLRQWDFEKYGSVKLNGEWTFYWQELLSSDPSLLAVVDKPDYISLPSDWKNYELNGQTLGGQGYASYALDILLPENHTELGINILSAATAMSLYADDSLIYVAGKVGKDAQSAQPWYAPDFVRFFPQGDTLKLQLEVSNFHYRRGGAWSPFFLGSFTDIRKTWILESGLEFFLAGCILIMALYYLGFYFFRRDDSTYLIFSIACFFIVIRILSTGKYLIHYLLPLNWNWMVRLELLGFYLFVPLFLSFLFQIYPKLILKQFIQFVWVTSIAFSLWVMLSPPLSFSYSIIPYEIFTIVICIFVLYRIIKKYDKNAPGQTILLISLIAFFLAFINDVLYANNLISTGYITSLGLLLFILSQSLILSQRVSLALHGLENANQTLSVQNETIHSKNKELTRLNKELDVFVYRTSHDLRAPLTSTMGLIEVLRMEDDPNKFEAYLNMQEQALNRLDDFIQDILNYSRNTRLEVVHEPVDFKLLLEEVFVLYQHLSNYQEVEKNTEIKQEGIFYGDKKRLSIIMNNLVSNAFRYYDPEKTKPYLRINVFTDSQKAEIVVEDNGLGIDQKHHKKIFDMFYRASNSAKGSGLGLFLVKESVTKMNGEIHLKSDKGAGCTFLVVVPNQSPSDEQ; translated from the coding sequence ATGAATATCTACTTACAAGCCTATTACAAATTTCTGAGCCTGATAGTATTTAAATTAATACTCATTTTGTTGATGGGCTGCCAAGCCAACATGCATCAAGTCCCGACTGCTCAGCAGGGAATTCTGGATTTGCGGCAATGGGATTTTGAAAAGTACGGCTCCGTCAAATTAAATGGCGAATGGACATTCTATTGGCAAGAACTTCTGAGTAGCGACCCATCCCTTTTAGCTGTAGTAGACAAACCTGATTATATTAGCCTTCCATCTGACTGGAAAAACTATGAATTAAACGGGCAAACTCTTGGTGGACAGGGATATGCCAGCTACGCCTTAGATATCTTACTTCCTGAAAATCACACAGAATTAGGCATCAATATTCTTAGCGCTGCAACTGCCATGTCCCTTTATGCAGACGACTCGCTGATATATGTAGCCGGTAAAGTCGGTAAAGATGCGCAAAGTGCACAGCCATGGTATGCTCCTGATTTTGTAAGATTTTTTCCTCAGGGGGATACGCTTAAGCTACAACTTGAGGTATCAAATTTTCATTATCGTAGAGGGGGCGCTTGGTCCCCTTTTTTTTTAGGAAGCTTCACCGATATCCGCAAAACATGGATTTTAGAAAGCGGGCTGGAGTTTTTTTTAGCAGGGTGTATTTTGATTATGGCGCTCTACTATCTAGGGTTTTACTTTTTTAGAAGAGATGACAGCACCTATCTGATTTTCAGTATCGCCTGTTTTTTTATTGTAATTAGAATTCTCAGTACCGGGAAATATCTTATCCATTATCTGCTACCGCTGAACTGGAACTGGATGGTCAGGCTGGAGTTACTGGGGTTTTACCTCTTTGTACCCCTCTTTTTGAGCTTCCTTTTCCAAATTTATCCAAAACTTATCCTTAAGCAGTTCATTCAGTTTGTCTGGGTGACCAGCATAGCCTTTTCATTATGGGTGATGCTAAGCCCACCCCTCAGTTTTTCCTACTCTATCATCCCCTATGAGATATTTACTATCGTCATCTGCATATTTGTACTCTATAGAATAATAAAAAAATACGACAAGAATGCCCCCGGTCAAACGATATTATTGATCAGCCTGATTGCTTTCTTCCTGGCATTTATCAATGATGTACTGTATGCGAACAACCTTATTTCTACCGGATATATAACTTCTTTAGGCTTATTATTATTTATTCTTTCTCAATCACTTATACTCTCCCAACGGGTTTCCCTGGCTTTGCATGGCCTTGAAAATGCTAACCAAACCTTATCCGTGCAAAACGAAACCATACACAGCAAAAACAAAGAGCTTACACGACTTAATAAAGAGCTGGATGTATTTGTGTACCGAACGTCTCATGACCTTAGAGCACCGCTAACCTCTACCATGGGACTTATTGAGGTACTGAGAATGGAAGATGACCCTAATAAGTTTGAAGCCTATCTGAATATGCAGGAGCAGGCACTCAACCGACTTGATGACTTCATACAGGATATTCTTAACTACTCGAGAAACACCCGCCTGGAGGTAGTGCATGAGCCTGTTGATTTTAAATTATTACTAGAAGAAGTGTTCGTGCTCTACCAACACCTCAGTAATTACCAGGAAGTGGAAAAAAACACTGAAATCAAACAGGAAGGTATATTTTATGGAGACAAGAAACGTCTGTCAATTATTATGAATAATCTTGTGTCCAATGCTTTTCGTTACTACGATCCTGAGAAAACTAAGCCATATTTAAGAATTAATGTCTTTACGGATAGTCAAAAAGCCGAAATCGTAGTAGAGGATAATGGCCTGGGCATTGATCAAAAGCACCACAAAAAGATTTTTGATATGTTTTACCGAGCGAGTAATAGTGCCAAAGGTTCAGGCTTAGGCTTATTTTTAGTAAAAGAATCAGTGACAAAAATGAATGGTGAAATACACCTGAAATCTGACAAAGGGGCAGGCTGTACTTTTTTAGTGGTTGTACCCAACCAATCACCCTCAGATGAGCAATAA
- the dcd gene encoding dCTP deaminase yields MILSGKSIEAKLGKDIIIEPFRKEQLNPNSYNLRLHEDLLIYDKQVLDMKTENTAQKITIPEEGLLLEKDKLYLGRTLEFTETHNYVPMLEGRSSIGRLGLFVHITAGFGDVGFSGFWTLEMFCVQPIRIYAGVEICQIFYHSIEGVYEAYHSKKYQHNKGIQPSMLYKDFEK; encoded by the coding sequence ATGATCCTCTCCGGAAAATCCATTGAAGCAAAATTAGGTAAAGACATTATTATTGAACCTTTTCGTAAAGAGCAACTTAACCCCAATAGTTATAATCTCAGGCTTCATGAAGACCTTTTAATATACGATAAGCAGGTGCTGGACATGAAGACTGAGAATACGGCCCAGAAAATTACGATACCTGAAGAGGGCTTGTTACTGGAAAAAGATAAACTTTATCTGGGAAGAACACTGGAGTTTACCGAAACACACAATTATGTACCCATGCTGGAAGGGCGTTCTTCCATAGGACGTTTGGGACTGTTTGTTCACATTACCGCTGGCTTCGGCGATGTGGGCTTTTCTGGTTTCTGGACCCTGGAAATGTTTTGTGTGCAGCCTATTCGTATATATGCAGGTGTGGAAATCTGTCAGATTTTTTACCATTCCATTGAGGGTGTATACGAAGCATACCACAGTAAAAAATACCAGCACAACAAAGGAATTCAGCCCAGTATGCTTTATAAAGACTTTGAGAAATAG
- the rnr gene encoding ribonuclease R gives MSKRRNKQKTRSRSKKQAYTKEQLAYMTIGLLDANLTKAYSVRQITKRLEIHDKASKNILPNILHKLEEEGKVKKIINGKYQTTAEPKVLLGKVDFVNPRFAFIICDELEEDIKVDADYLQNAIDGDIVKVLSFGPGIEGKRPEGEVLEVVERTRKEFVGRVEMSNRFAFIVPDSRKMHHDIFVRLEDLQGAKNNDKVIVKLIKWPEDDKSPVGKVIRVLGPAGENNAEIHSIMAEFDLPFEFPEDVVEETEKIKFSLNKKELSKRRDFRDVTTFTIDPVDAKDFDDALSIKKLDDKHWEIGVHIADVTHYLQENTALEREAEERATSVYLVDRVIPMLPEKLSNELCSLRPHEDRLTFSAVFKMDKNAKVKDVWLGRTVIHSDHRFAYEDAQERIETGKGEFADEVITLNNLAKRLRNERFAQGAVNFETTEVRFRLDEAGNPLEVVPKVRKDAHKMIEEFMLLANKKVAEFVFHYKKRKEKNTFVYRVHDYPDITKIQEFSEFAQRFGYKLHTSDDAISASLNELMSAVEGKPEQDILQQLAIRTMAKAKYTTEAKGHFGLAFEHYSHFTSPIRRYPDVMVHRLLQKYLDDAAVEEQQKYEKKCEHSSEQEKRAADAERASIKYKQVQYMQQFGVDRVFEGIVSGVTEWGVYVEMIETHCEGMVRMSEITDDFYEYDAKNFRIIGQRRKRIIALGDKVKVRVLKTDMDRRTIDLEFVK, from the coding sequence ATGTCAAAAAGAAGAAATAAACAGAAAACACGTTCCCGATCAAAGAAACAAGCCTATACCAAGGAGCAGCTTGCCTATATGACGATTGGCCTGCTTGACGCTAACCTTACCAAAGCATACTCGGTCCGACAGATTACCAAGCGACTGGAAATTCATGACAAGGCTTCAAAAAATATTTTGCCCAACATACTGCACAAACTTGAAGAAGAGGGCAAAGTTAAAAAGATTATCAACGGAAAATATCAGACTACTGCCGAGCCTAAGGTTCTGCTGGGAAAAGTAGACTTCGTAAACCCTCGCTTTGCCTTCATCATCTGCGATGAACTGGAAGAAGATATCAAGGTAGATGCTGACTATCTGCAAAATGCTATTGATGGTGATATTGTGAAAGTGCTTTCTTTTGGTCCGGGTATAGAAGGAAAACGGCCTGAGGGAGAAGTGTTGGAAGTGGTTGAGCGAACCCGCAAAGAGTTTGTAGGAAGGGTAGAAATGTCCAACCGCTTCGCTTTCATCGTGCCGGATAGCCGCAAAATGCATCACGATATTTTTGTGCGCCTGGAAGACCTGCAAGGGGCAAAGAATAATGACAAAGTAATCGTAAAGCTGATCAAGTGGCCGGAGGATGATAAAAGTCCGGTTGGAAAGGTGATCAGAGTTCTGGGGCCTGCCGGTGAGAATAATGCTGAGATTCACTCCATCATGGCAGAGTTTGACCTGCCGTTTGAGTTCCCCGAAGATGTGGTGGAAGAAACCGAAAAGATCAAATTCAGCCTGAACAAAAAAGAGCTCTCTAAAAGAAGAGATTTCCGTGATGTCACCACCTTCACCATTGACCCGGTTGATGCCAAAGACTTTGACGATGCGCTATCTATAAAAAAACTGGATGACAAGCATTGGGAAATTGGTGTCCATATTGCCGATGTCACCCATTATTTGCAGGAAAATACAGCCCTGGAACGTGAGGCTGAAGAAAGAGCCACTTCAGTATACCTGGTAGATCGTGTGATTCCTATGCTGCCGGAAAAGCTGTCCAACGAACTTTGTTCACTTCGTCCTCACGAAGATCGCCTTACATTTTCAGCGGTATTCAAGATGGATAAGAATGCCAAAGTAAAAGATGTGTGGCTGGGAAGAACAGTTATACACTCAGACCACCGCTTTGCATATGAAGATGCACAGGAAAGAATTGAAACCGGCAAAGGAGAGTTTGCGGATGAAGTCATCACATTAAACAACCTTGCAAAACGGCTAAGGAATGAGCGTTTTGCCCAGGGAGCTGTGAACTTTGAAACCACTGAAGTCCGCTTCAGACTGGATGAGGCAGGTAATCCCCTGGAAGTAGTGCCTAAGGTGCGGAAAGATGCGCACAAGATGATAGAGGAGTTTATGCTGCTGGCTAATAAAAAGGTAGCGGAATTTGTGTTTCATTATAAAAAGAGGAAGGAAAAAAACACCTTCGTGTACCGCGTGCATGATTATCCTGATATCACCAAGATTCAGGAGTTCTCTGAGTTTGCCCAACGTTTTGGCTACAAATTACACACTTCTGATGATGCCATTTCTGCTTCACTCAACGAACTGATGTCAGCCGTGGAAGGTAAGCCCGAGCAGGATATCCTGCAGCAACTGGCGATTCGTACCATGGCGAAAGCCAAATATACTACTGAAGCCAAAGGGCATTTTGGTTTGGCTTTTGAACACTATTCACACTTTACCTCACCCATACGTCGCTACCCGGATGTGATGGTGCACAGGCTCCTGCAAAAGTACCTGGACGATGCGGCTGTAGAAGAGCAGCAGAAGTATGAGAAAAAATGCGAGCACTCTTCCGAACAGGAAAAACGAGCGGCAGATGCCGAGCGGGCTTCTATCAAGTACAAGCAGGTACAGTATATGCAGCAGTTTGGTGTAGACAGGGTGTTTGAAGGTATCGTATCAGGAGTGACAGAGTGGGGGGTTTATGTGGAAATGATTGAAACTCACTGTGAAGGTATGGTGCGCATGTCTGAAATTACTGATGATTTCTATGAGTACGATGCCAAAAATTTCCGCATCATTGGGCAGCGCCGTAAGCGCATCATCGCTTTAGGTGATAAAGTAAAAGTAAGGGTGCTTAAAACGGACATGGACCGACGTACCATTGACCTGGAGTTTGTAAAGTGA
- a CDS encoding ABC transporter permease: MRKILFLIQKEFLQIFRNRSILPILFVMPIVQIFLLSYAANFEIKHVKVFIIDHDKSQASRQLLDKLLGSTYFQLTAHSENLEEGYRALDFDQADVLLNIPMEFERDLYKQKQASVQLLINAINGTKAGLANAYISTVLQDFNQNVRAEMLSSKQHNSTGISVKSSNWYNPELNYQTFMVPGILVLLVTMIAVFLSAMNIVREKEIGTIEQLNVTTIKKYQFIIGKLLPFLIIALAELTIGLLIAHYHFQISFEGSLGLIYLFAGIYLVLVLGMGMFVSTITDTQQQAMFVSWFFLVIFILMSGLFTPIENMPDWAQAITRFNPVAYFVKIMRMVLLKGSGFADVAHLFGVIALYAVIMNLLAIWNYRKTSA, encoded by the coding sequence ATGAGAAAAATATTATTTCTGATACAAAAAGAATTTCTGCAGATTTTTCGTAATCGCAGCATACTGCCTATACTTTTTGTGATGCCGATAGTACAGATATTTTTGCTGTCTTATGCGGCAAACTTTGAAATCAAGCATGTCAAAGTATTTATCATTGACCACGACAAAAGTCAGGCTTCAAGGCAGCTTCTGGATAAACTGCTAGGCTCCACCTATTTTCAGCTGACAGCCCACTCAGAAAATCTGGAAGAAGGCTACCGGGCTTTGGATTTTGATCAGGCCGATGTACTGCTCAATATCCCTATGGAGTTTGAGAGGGATTTGTACAAACAAAAACAGGCGTCTGTCCAACTGCTGATTAACGCGATCAACGGTACCAAAGCCGGACTAGCCAATGCCTATATCAGTACAGTTTTACAAGATTTTAATCAGAACGTCCGTGCTGAGATGCTTAGCAGTAAGCAGCACAATAGCACAGGAATTAGCGTTAAAAGCAGTAATTGGTATAACCCTGAGCTAAATTATCAAACCTTTATGGTGCCTGGCATACTGGTGCTGCTGGTTACAATGATCGCGGTTTTTCTGTCGGCCATGAATATTGTCCGGGAAAAAGAGATAGGCACGATTGAGCAGTTGAATGTGACTACCATTAAAAAATACCAGTTCATTATCGGTAAGCTGCTGCCATTTCTTATCATTGCTTTGGCTGAATTGACGATAGGACTGCTCATTGCTCATTATCATTTTCAGATCAGCTTTGAAGGTAGCCTGGGTTTGATCTATTTGTTCGCAGGCATTTATTTGGTACTGGTCTTGGGTATGGGCATGTTTGTTTCTACCATTACCGACACCCAGCAGCAGGCTATGTTTGTTTCCTGGTTTTTTCTGGTAATTTTTATCCTGATGAGCGGTCTGTTTACACCGATAGAAAATATGCCTGACTGGGCACAGGCAATTACCCGCTTCAATCCGGTAGCCTACTTTGTGAAGATAATGCGCATGGTACTGTTGAAAGGCAGTGGCTTTGCAGATGTGGCGCATCTTTTTGGAGTTATTGCTCTTTATGCCGTGATTATGAATTTGCTGGCTATCTGGAATTATCGGAAGACGAGTGCTTGA
- a CDS encoding rhomboid family intramembrane serine protease produces MDSITIILIVISVAASLYAWNKPEVMYKWIFNPYSVYTKQEYWRFITSGFIHQDYMHLFFNMFTLYFFGSVIEQYYAYLFGGTLGIVLFVGMYLVAIVISDVATYIKHREDPSYNSLGASGGVSAVVFSAIMFDPTSKIYLFGLIGIPGFILGALFLLYSYQRSKQMRDRINHDAHLYGALFGVIFTVIIEPNVISHFITEISNFSFF; encoded by the coding sequence ATGGACTCTATCACAATCATACTTATCGTCATTTCTGTAGCGGCCAGTCTATATGCCTGGAATAAGCCGGAAGTGATGTACAAATGGATTTTTAACCCGTATTCAGTCTATACCAAACAGGAGTACTGGCGCTTTATTACCTCTGGGTTTATTCATCAGGACTATATGCACTTGTTCTTCAATATGTTTACCCTCTACTTCTTCGGTAGTGTCATTGAGCAGTATTATGCTTACCTTTTTGGGGGGACCTTGGGTATCGTACTTTTTGTAGGGATGTATCTGGTGGCTATCGTGATTTCTGATGTTGCTACCTATATTAAGCATCGCGAAGATCCTTCATACAACTCATTAGGCGCTTCCGGTGGTGTATCCGCGGTAGTCTTTAGCGCCATTATGTTTGATCCCACCAGCAAAATATATCTTTTTGGCCTCATCGGCATACCGGGCTTTATATTGGGTGCATTGTTTTTATTATACTCTTATCAACGTTCTAAGCAGATGCGTGACCGCATTAACCATGATGCCCACCTCTATGGAGCGCTTTTTGGCGTTATCTTTACAGTCATCATTGAGCCAAATGTGATCTCTCACTTTATCACCGAGATATCAAATTTCAGCTTCTTTTGA
- a CDS encoding polyprenyl synthetase family protein encodes MQPVVQEYIKKINQKLQHHKFGDQPGELYEPIRYILNLGGKRLRPVLTLLAYQLYHEHISEEKVLGPALAVEVFHNFTLMHDDIMDRAPLRRGEPTVHKQWNENIAILSGDVMMVKAYELLIGVEQDKLLGVLKAFNQCAAEVCEGQQWDMNFESRQEVSEEEYLMMIKQKTAVLLGFSLQLGGMLAGADAKDCQHLYDFGVNIGVSFQLKDDLLDVYADQAKFGKQVGGDIIVNKKTFLLIKALEKADSQQKSELQRWLYKEAFDKEEKVSAVKVIYDQLNIRALTEQKMNEFFDIGLQKLQQINVKPDKKEILRHFAENLMAREK; translated from the coding sequence ATGCAGCCGGTGGTGCAGGAATACATTAAAAAAATTAATCAGAAATTACAGCATCATAAATTTGGGGATCAGCCCGGTGAATTATATGAGCCCATACGTTATATTCTGAATCTGGGAGGAAAAAGACTCAGGCCAGTGCTTACTCTTCTGGCTTACCAGCTCTATCATGAACATATCTCTGAGGAAAAAGTACTTGGCCCGGCTTTGGCCGTAGAGGTCTTTCATAATTTTACGCTGATGCACGATGATATCATGGACCGGGCTCCTCTCCGGAGAGGAGAACCTACCGTCCACAAACAATGGAATGAGAATATTGCCATACTTTCAGGTGATGTGATGATGGTGAAAGCTTATGAATTGTTGATTGGCGTTGAGCAGGACAAACTATTAGGAGTGCTTAAGGCCTTCAATCAATGTGCGGCCGAAGTTTGTGAAGGTCAGCAGTGGGATATGAACTTTGAAAGCCGTCAGGAGGTAAGTGAAGAAGAGTACCTGATGATGATTAAGCAAAAGACAGCGGTCTTGTTAGGCTTCAGCTTACAACTGGGCGGTATGCTGGCTGGTGCAGATGCTAAAGATTGTCAGCATTTATATGATTTTGGCGTAAACATTGGTGTCAGCTTTCAGCTAAAGGATGATCTCCTGGATGTATATGCAGATCAGGCTAAATTTGGAAAGCAGGTGGGAGGAGATATCATTGTAAACAAAAAAACTTTTTTGCTTATCAAGGCACTTGAAAAAGCAGATTCTCAGCAGAAGTCAGAACTGCAGCGCTGGCTGTATAAGGAAGCGTTTGATAAAGAAGAAAAAGTAAGTGCCGTGAAAGTTATATATGACCAACTGAATATCCGCGCGCTGACCGAGCAGAAGATGAATGAATTTTTTGATATTGGCTTACAAAAGCTACAACAAATCAATGTAAAACCCGATAAAAAAGAGATACTGAGGCATTTTGCAGAAAATCTCATGGCAAGAGAAAAATAA